In a single window of the Cryptococcus tetragattii IND107 chromosome 1, whole genome shotgun sequence genome:
- a CDS encoding eukaryotic translation initiation factor 6, with protein sequence MAVRTQFENSTDIGVFSKLTNSYCLTALASSTNFYSVFEAELADVVPIVHTTIGGTRIVGRLTAGNRHGLLVPSSTTDQELQHLRNSLPPTVAIQRVEERLSALGNVIACNDYVALVHPDIDRETEEIIADTLKVEVFRQTIAGNVLVGSYCALSNQGGLVHPKTSRSELDELSSLLQVPLVAGTVNRGSEVIGAGLVVNDWCAFTGLDTTATEVSVIEAAFRLQGQTSTAVVNEMRDSLIDHYA encoded by the exons ATGGCCGTCC GTACCCAATTCGAAAACTCTACAGACATTGGTGtcttctccaagctcaCCAACTC CTACTGTCTCACAGCTCTCGCTTCTTCTACAAACTTTTACTCTGTCTTTGAAGCCGAGCTCGCCGACGTCGTGCCCATCGTCCACACCACCATCGGCGGCACTCGAATCGTCGGTCGTCTCACCGCCGGTAACAGACATGGTCTCCTCGTCCCCAGCTCCACCACCGACCAAGAACTGCAACATCTCCGaaactctcttcctcccactGTCGCCATTCAGCGAGTGGAAGAGCGTCTATCGGCTTTGGGGAATGTTATTGCTTGTAACGACTATGTAGCTTTGGTGCATCCCGACATAGATCGAGAGACAGAAGAGATTATTGCCGATACACTCAAAGTTGAAGTTTTCCGACAAACTATTGCCGGCAACGTTCTCGTTGGCTCTTACTGTGCCCTCTCAAACCAGGGTGGTCTCGTCCACCCCAAGACTTCCCGATCAGAATTGGACGAGttgtcttctctcttgcaGGTCCCTCTTGTGGCGGGTACAGTGAACCGAGGTTCAGAGGTTATTGGTGCCGGTTTGGTCGTGAATGACTGGTGTGCTTTCACTGGCTTGGACACAACCGCCACCGAGGTTAGCGTCATTGAGGCAGCTTTCC GATTGCAAGGACAAACGTCTACCGCTGTCGTCAACGAAATGCGAGATTCCCTTATCGACCACTACGCCTAA